The following nucleotide sequence is from Solidesulfovibrio carbinolicus.
GGACAGCGGGCATTCGGTCACGCGCATGGCCGTGGGCAGTTCGTCGGCCTCGATGCGGCCGGAGTCGCAGGTGATGACCAGGCCTTCGATCAAGTTTTCGAGTTCGCGGACGTTGCCGGGCCAGTTGTAGTGGGCCAGGATGCGTTCGGATTCCAGGGACAGGGTGGTGCGTTTGCGGTAGCGCGAGCCGAAGCGCTGGAGGAACATGCGGGCCAGCGGCAGGATGTCGTCGGGCCGGTCGCGCAGGGGCGGGATTTCCAGCACGGCCACGCGCAAGCGGAAAAACAGGTCGCTGCGGAAGGCGCCGACCTTGGCCTCGGCTTCAAGGTTGCGGTTGGTGGCGGCGATGACGCGCACGTTGGTCTTGCGGCACTTGCTGGACCCGACAGGCGTCAGTTCGCGGTCCTGGAGCACGCGCAGGAGCTTGGACTGGAGCGGCAGGGGCATTTCGCCGATTTCGTCGAGAAAGATGGTGCCGCCCTCGGCCATCTCGAAAAAGCCTACCCGGCCCTTGGGATGCGCCCCGGTGAAGGCTCCGGGGGCGTAGCCGAAGAGTTCGGATTCGATGAGGTTTTCCGGGATGGAGGCGCAGTCCACCTTGACGAAGGGCTTTTCGCGCCGGGGGCTGGCCTCGTGGATCATGCGGGCGAAGAGTTCCTTGCCCACGCCCGTTTCGCCCAGGACCAGGGCCACGGCGTCGGTGGCGGCCACCCGGCGCAGCAGGTCCATCAGGCGCTTCATGGCCGAGTTCTCGGCGATAAAGCTCGTGATGCCCCCGCCCTCGCGGATGAAGAAATCCATCTGGTGCTGGTAGGTCTCGATGAGCTCCTGCTGGCGGGAGATGCGTTCGCGCATCCGGGCCATCAGTGTAATGTCGCGGGCGTAGAGCACCACCAGGCTGACCTTGCCGTCGGGGTCGCGGATGGGCTTGCCGTCGATGGTCATGGAGCGGTTGTCGCGGGTGACCTGGATGGAGGAGGCGGGGCGGCCGGTGGCGACGATTTCCGGGGTGATGGGGGCGATGTTGAAAAGCCCTTCGCGCTTGAGCTCTTCGACGTTTTTGCCGATGAGCTCGGCCTTGGCCATGCCGGTGAGCTGTTCGTAGGCGGCGTTGGCCTTGAGGGCATAGCCGTCGCGGTCGGCGATGAACACGCCGTCCTCGATGCTGTCGAGGATGGCGTCGAGGTGTCCGGCCACGGGGTCGAGGAGTTTTTGCACTTTTTTTCCCAAGGCAGACCTCTTTTGGCGAAGGGTTTGTCCCATTTTTCTCAAGCGTGGCCAGTCTGCCTGGTGCAATAGCGCAACTCGTGGCGTTTTCGCAACATGTTGCAAATTTGCCAAGCCACTGTTTTTTCAGGTTTTGCTCATTTTCAGTCTAGAATAGTCGATGCTTTTTTGCAACATGGCATGGCTTTTTCGCGAATTCATCAGACGTCTGAAAAAAATATGTAATAAATTTAGCATGTTAAATAAATGGCACGCCCGTTGCTTATAGAGAAGCAACAACGCGTGAGCAGCCGCAAACACCCTGCGAAGTTTTTATAAAGGAGACCGCCATGAACGCCGAAGCCACCACCAAGACCCGCCTGACCGTGAAGCCCCTGGACAACTACACCATCGAAGGCACCAGCGAATGTTCCGCCTGCGGACGTGCCGTGAAGATGCAGCTTCTTATCGAGAACGACATCATCGTCGACGCCGGCGGTACGGTCGAGAGCTGCGGTTACAGCCGCGAGTGCATGGCCGCCCTGTGCGCCACCGTCAAGGGCATGAGCGTTCTGGACGCCCAGACCGTGTCCAGCGAAGATTTCCAGCCGCTGATGACCCGGGTCATCGAAAAGCTCGGCTGCGACAACTGGTGTGTGGCGGCGTTGCGCATCGCCCTGCGCAACTATCGCCTCAGGGAAGCGGCTTAGGCACCCCGCTCCCCAGCATCGGACACAACCCGTCCCACGCGGGCGTCCGGACAGGCCGGGAACCGACCGCCGCTATCGGTTCCCGGCCTTTTTTGCGTCCTTTTCCCGGCTTTCGTCGTCGGGCTTTGACAGTCCCCCCCGGCTCCCGTAGGACTGAATCAGAGTCCCACCCAAACGCCGCCGTCAGGGGAGCACGCCATGGCCAAGCCCGCCGCCCCGGATTTCCACCAGCTCGAATCCCTCGGAGAGGACATCAAGCGCTACGTCCTGTCCATCCTCGGCAACGACCTCTACCCGCCCGATCCTTTTCGCTACTACAGCGGCCTGGCCTACGCCATCCGCGAACGCCTTATCAGGATGTGGCTGGCCACCCAGGCCTCGTATTACGATTCCATGTCCAAGCGGGTCTACTACCTGTCCATGGAGTTTTTGCCCGGCCGGTTCCTCATGAACTACATCACCAACATGGGCATGGAGGACGGTTGCCGCCAGGCCGCCGCCGACCTGGGCTTCAGCCTGGACGACCTGGCCGAGGAGGAGCGCGACGCCGGCCTGGGCAACGGGGGCCTGGGGCGTCTGGCCTCCTGCTACATGGACTCCATGGCCACCCAGCGCATCCCGGGCTACGGCTACGGCATCCTCTACGACTACGGCCTGTTTCATCAGCGCATTGTGAACGGCTGGCAGGAGGAGGAGGCCGACAACTGGCGTCGCCACGGCAGTCCCTGGGTCATCGACCGGGTGGAGCATCTCTATGAGGTGAAATTCTACGGCCGCAGCGAAGCCTACACCGACCCCCAAGGCGTCCTGCGGTACCGCTGGGCCGAGGCCGACACGGTCATGGCCATGCCCTGCGACATCCTTATCCCCGGCCACGGCGGCAAACACGTCACCAACATGCGGCTGTGGGCCGCCGCCTCGTCCACCGGCTTTTCGCTTCGCGACTTCAACCAGGGCGATTTCCTGGGGGCCATGCAGTCGAAAATCCATTCGGAAAACATTTCCAAGGTGCTCTACCCCAACGACGAACCCATCCAGGGCAAGGAACTGCGCCTGCGCCAGCAGTATTTCCTGGTGGCCGCAACCCTTCGCGACATCATCCGCCGCCACAAGAAATCCGGCCCGGGCTTTGACGAGTTCCCGGACCAGGTGGCCATCCAGCTCAACGACACCCACCCGACCATCGCCGTGGCCGAGCTCATGCGCATCCTCGTGGACGAGGAATTTCTCGGCTGGGACGAGGCCTGGGCCATCTGCCGCCGTACCTTTGCCTACACCAACCACACCGTGCTGCCCGAGGCCCTGGAGACCTGGCCGGCCGATCTGCTGGGCCGGGTGCTGCCGCGCCATCTGGAAATCATCGCCGAGATCGACCGGCGCTTCCTGCTGGAGGTGGCCGCCGCCCATCCCGGCGACCAGGGCCGGCAAAACCGGCTGGCCATCATCGACCCGGCCAGCCGCCGGGTGCGCATGGCCCATCTGGCCATTGTCGGCAGCCACAAGGTCAACGGCGTGGCCAGGCTCCACTCCGACATCCTGCGCGAAAAGGTTTTTCCGGAGTTCGACGCCCTGTACCCGGGCAAGTTCACCAACGTCACCAACGGCATCACGCCCAGGCGCTGGCTGCTCCAGGCCAACCCGGCCCTGTCGCGGCTTATCACCGCGCGCATCGGCCCGGACTGGACCACCGATCTCGACCGGCTGGCCGAACTCCTGCCCCTGGCCGAGGACCCGGATTTCCGCAAGGACTGGCGGGCGGCCAAGCGGGAGAACAAGAAGCGCCTGGCTCGCTACGTGCTGCGCAAATCCGGCATGGGCATCAACCCGGACACGCTGTTTGACGTCCAGGTCAAGCGCATGCACGAATACAAGCGCCAATTTTTAAACGTCCTGCACGTGGTGACGCTCTACAACCGCCTGCGCCGCGATCCCCATCTAGCCGTGCCGCCGCGCACGGTGCTCATCGGCGGCAAGGCCGCGCCGGGCTATTTCATGGCCAAGCGCATCATTCGGCTCATCACCGCCGTGGCCGAGACCGTAAACGCCGACGACGCCGTGCGAAGCCGGCTGCGGGTGGTGTTTTTGCCCAACTACTGCGTGTCCCAGGCGGAGAAGGTCATCCCGGCCGCCGAACTGTCCCAGCAGATCTCCACGGCCGGCATGGAAGCTTCGGGCACGGGCAACATGAAGTTCGCCCTAAACGGCGCGCTGACCATCGGGACCCTGGACGGGGCCAACATCGAGATCATGGAGGCCGTGGGGCGGGAGAACATCTTCATCTTTGGGCTCACAGCCAAGGAAGTGGAGGCCACCCGGGCCGCCGGCTACGACCCGGGCCGGCGCGTGGCCGCCGACGCCGAACTGGCCGAGGCCCTGGACATGATCGGCCGGGGCTATTTCACGCCGTCCGAGCCGGACCTGTTCGCGCCCATCCTCGACAACCTGCTGCGCCACGGCGACTACTATCTGGTCACGGCCGACTACCGGGCCTGCCTGGAGGCCCAGGACGCGGTCAATGCCCTCTACCTCGACCCCGAGGCCTGGACCGCGGCCTCGATCCGCAACACGGCCAACATGGGCTTTTTCTCCAGCGACCGGGCGGTGCTGGAATACGCCAAGAACATCTGGAACATTGAGCCTTTGGGAGAGTAACGGCCATTGGCCAGGCAGAGGCTGGGAGCCTGCGGCTACAGCCGCCGCAGCCAGGCGATGAGGGCCAGGACGGCCAGGAGGGGATAGAGCGGCCACAGGACGCCCACGGCCAGGCATACGGCCACGGCCACGGCCAGCACGCCGGCATAGAGGCAGGCTTCGAAATAGGGGCCAAGGCCCAAAAGCGGATTCTTCCAGCCCTGGAAATCGAGCAGCCTGGAGTCGGGGCGGGGGTCGGGACGGGCTTTGTCCGGGGCCAGCTCGGGTTTTCGCGGCCGGGACCGGCCCTCGCCGGCGTCCGGCCCTGGGGGCCTGGCAGTAGCGTCCCCGTGCGCCTCGCCGCCGGCCGTCGCCGGCCGGCCGGCGGACCTGGCCTCTTCCTGGGCGGCCGGATCGGGCGCGGCGGCGTCTTCGGTTCCGGCCCGGCCGGATTGCAGCTTATGGCCGCAGACCTGGCAGAACCGGCGGTCGTCGGGATTGTCCCCGCCGCATTTGTTGCATCGCATGGCGCTTTTGGCTTGTCCTTTCGTTGACAACGTCGTGGGGAAACATAGATGGAAAAGGTCGGACCCGCCACCAAAACAAAGGAACGCCGATGGAGACGATCCTGACCGCCTATTCCGTCAATCCGGTTTGCTGCAACGGCTGCGGCGCTTGCGCCGCCATGGCCCCGGAGCTTTTCGCCATGGACGAGGCCACGGAAAAGCCCGTGCTGCTCCTGGCCGAGGCCCCGGTGGACGACGTGGAGCGGGCCATGGCCTTTTGCCCCCACGACTGCATCGAAGCCGACTGACGTCCGCCCTGCCCTGCCGCCTTCGCGCCCTTGCCGGTTTTGCCGCCGGCAGGGGCGTTTTTGTAGGCTCAGCCCAGGAGCCGCGTTTCCGGCCACGTGCGCTCCGACAGCCCTTTGGCTTGCCCGCCGCTCCCCTTTAACCCTTTCTCCAGATGGGGGGTCTGGGGGCCTCAGGCCCCCAGCCGCCGGAGGCAACGCCTTCTCCTCTCCTCCCCACCCATCCTTACCTCCACGCACTAATGCCTTGCCCCAAACGGCCGATAGGAGCGGCAAGGCGGCCGGGAAGGGGTCGTCGGGGAGGCCGTCATGGCAAGGCGCGAACGGTTGGCCGTCATCGAGGCACTGGATCGGCTGGGGCTGCTCAAATATATTCTGGCCGCGAGCATTACGCTGTTGGCCTTTGGCGTCACGGCCGGGGCTTTCTGCTATGAGCAGCTGCAAAAGCGGCCGCCGCGCCTGTCCAAGGCCGGCCAGGCCGCCCTGGAGCGCCAGCTGCCGCCGTCGCCGCCGGCGGCCTATGTCCACCGCGCGCCGGTGAGCCGGCAAGCGCGGTTCGCGGCCGGGCCGGATGCTGGGCCGAGTTTTTCCTTTTACGACATCTCCGACCGGGAAACGCCCCAGACCTTGGCCGACAAGTTGGCCAACAAGCGTTTCCGGGTGAGTCGGGGCCAGGGCCAGACCTGCAATTTCGCCTATCCCTTGGCCGCCGCGGCCGGGGACAAGGAAGCCGTGGCCGCCTACATCCGCGATCTGGGCCGTGAATGCTGCGCCGCCGCCGCCAATCTGCCCGGGCAGCTTTCGACCTACGCCTTTGCCAGAAACGCCGAGAAGAACGTGGCCCAGCCGGCCGGCCCTATTTCGGGTTCGGCGGTGTTTTCCGAGGTTGGGGGCGGGCTTTTGACGCTCAATCTGCGTTTTTCCGACCACGGCGAAGGCTATGCGGCCAGTTTGCGCCAGCATTTGTCCGAGCGCCACGGCCCGCCGTCGCCCATGGGGACGTCGGGCGAGGCCTGGGCCTGGGCCCGGGACAAGGGGCTGGTGACGCTGACGCGGCTGGGGCGCGGGGTGCAGGTGACGGTCTACTATGCGGCCAACATTGAGCGTCATGCCGCGCACACGGCCCGGCTGGCCGACCGGCCGGCCCCGCAGCGTCAAAAGCCGGCCACCGGTCTGGCCGTGGCCGAAGCCTGGTAGGACGAGCCGCTGGCGCGACGCAAGACGCAACGTCAGGACTGGACCACGCGAACTTCACCGACGACCTCTCCACCCAACGGCAAAGCCCCCTCCCCCCCTTTCCCCAGCTGGGGGGTCTGGGGGCCTCAGGCCCCCAGCCGCCGGCATCTTTACTGCTATTCTCTTCTCATCACCCCAACAGTCGCAGCCAGCCTAACGTCTGGCCGGTGGAGTCGGTGAGGGGGGTATCGGCGGGGCCTGGCAGGGGCGTTTCGTCGGGGAAGGCTTCGGTGAAGGCCATGCCGGCGAGGTGGTCGTCGGGATGGGCCAGGAGTATCCGGCCGGAGCGGTCCACGGCGGCCAGGCGGCGGGAGCACGCGGCCAGGACGCCGGCCAGCAGGGATTTGTACAGGGTCACGGCCGCGTCGGTGGGGCAGGGGCGTTCCCGGCCGCGCCGGGTGATGGCCATTTCGAGGTTGGCCTTGAGGTCGAGGAGTTTGGCGGGTTTTTGGATGTAGCCGGCGGCTCCGGCCCCGGCCACGCGTTCCATGATGTCGCGGTCCACGGCGGCGGTGAGGAAAATGACCGGCACGCCGAATTCGGCGATGAGCGCTCCGGCCGCTTCCACGCCGTCCATGGCTCCGGCCAGGTTGATGTCCATGAGCACCACGTCCGGGGCGGCTTGCCGGGCCGCGTCCAGGGCTTCCTCGCCGGTGCGGGCCATCCCGAGGATGCCGTAGCCCAGCCGGCCGAGAATTTTTTCGGCCACCCGGGCCGAAAGCGGGTCATCCTCGACGATGAGCACCGTGCGCTGTGGCTTGGCCGACTCCTCCATGGCCGCCCTCCTCGTGATTTTTCTGGAAAAATACGGGCGTATTTTTCAAGGGCCGCGTCGCCGCTACTTGGCGTCGGCGAGCTGCTTTTTCTTGTGGGCGTCCTGGATCTTGTAATACAGATCGTCCATTTCAGCGGGCTTCATGAGGTAGTCGAAAGCCCCCTGCTCCATGCCGCGTATGGCCACGTCCACGTTGGCGTGGCCGGTGAGCATGATGACCTCCACCGCCGGATGGGCCGCCTTGATGCGTGACAAGGTTTCCATGCCGTCCATGCCGGGCATTTTGACGTCCAGCAGCACCACGTCGGCCGGGAAGCCTTGCAGCGCCTCCAGGGCCTGTTCGCCGCTGTGGGCCATGTTCACTTCAAGCCCCCGGCGCATCAGACGCTTGCGCAGGGTTTCCACGTAGCTTTCCTCGTCATCCACGAGCAGAACCCGTACCGCCTCGCTCACAAGCATCCCTCCCATCGGACATGCGACAACGCCCGTTTCATAGCCGCGCGGCATGGGAAAAGCAACAACGCCGGTTTTGACACGGCCTGCACTGGCCGGTACCAGCCCGGGAGGAGCACCATTATGCATGGACTGGATCGCGAAGCCCTCATGGGTCTGGCCCGGCTGGCCGGCCAGGCCATCCTGGAATGCCGCGCCGGCGGCCTGGACATCGAAACCAAGGCCGACGGTACGCCCGTGACCCAGGCCGACAAACGGGCCGGGGAGATTTTGACGGCCGGGCTGGCCCATATCTTTCCGGGACTGCCCGTTATCTGCGAGGAAACCGCCAACGCGCCCTATGAGGAGCGGCGGCGGTATAAACGGTGTTTCATCGTGGACCCCCTGGACGGCACCAAGGAGTTCGCGGCCGGGCGGGAGGATTTTTGCGTCTGTCTGGCCTTGGTGGAAGACGGCCGGCCGGTCTACGGCGTCATCGCCGCGCCCGTGGCCGACCGGCTCTATGCCGGCGGGCCGGGTATCCCGTCCCTGCGCCGGGAGAGCGACGGCACGGAGCAGGTGTTGCGGGTGCGCCGGCCCGTGCCTGGGGAGACCATCATCGCCATGGCCAGCCGGTCCCATCCCTCGCCCGGGCTGGCCGACTGGCTGGCCCGCTTTGGCGAAGTGCGCACCGTGAGCCGGGGCAGCGCGCTGAAATTTTGCGCCCTGGCCCAAGGGGACTGCCATGTCTACCCGCGCCTGGGGCCGACGTCGGAGTGGGACGTGGCCGCCGGCCACGCCCTAGTGCTGGGGGCCGGCGGCGTCATGACGGCCCTGGACGGGTCGCCGTTTGCCTACAACAAGCCGGAATTCCTCAATGGCCCGTTTTTGGCCCACAGCCTGGACCCGGCCGACCCGAGGCTGGGGTGAGGTTTTCCCCTTGCCAAGGCAAAAGGCCCAAGGATAGGACCGCAACAAGGCGAAGCCGCTGCCGGCGCGCCTGAAGTAAACGCCATGGGCGGCTTTCTTTGCCCAGGATCAAGGGCAGGCTTTTCACACAACGACGTTTCGTCTTGAGGATCTCCCGATGCGCGACAAAGCTCTTCTCTTCCTCACCGGGAGAAACGGCATTCTGCTTTTCAATGTCCTTATTTTGGCGCTGAGCATTTTCTCGCTTTGGATAATGGCTCCCATGTTGCTCAACGCCTTAGACAACATCCCCGACCTCGAAAACGTCTCGGAATCCCTGGGCGTCATCCTCATCGCTTACGGCGTCGCCATTGAGGAACGTCATTCCCTCATGCCCATTTTCAAGCTCTATCCGAAATTTTACACTGAAAAGCAGGCTTATATCGACGACATCTGCCACGCCTACGGACTTTTTTATCTGTTGTTGGGACTTTTCATGGAAATGTGCGTGGCCTGCGTCAAGATGCCCAATGCCATCATTGACACCGACCATATCGAATATCTGCTTTTTGGCGTCAGCGCCGTGTTCATTGTCTGGAACACCGGCCTGATGTTTCGGCACTGTTATCTGCTCTACACCGCCCCGGAGCAGTATACGCCAGACGCCCATTGACGCGCCGGTTCGCCGCTGCCAGGACGCCCTCCCGCCGCCGCCTGTTTTCACCCTGCCCAGTCCTGGCCGCAGCAACAAAAAACGCGTGCGCGCGCCCCTGGGGAGCGCACGGGCGGCGAATAGAGCGTTTTCCCCAGTGACCAGGCAGCGCAACCACCGGCCCGATTTACCCCGTGGCCTTCGTTGCCACGCCTTCCGACCGCGCGGCCAATCCGCAAGCCCCC
It contains:
- a CDS encoding sigma-54 interaction domain-containing protein gives rise to the protein MGKKVQKLLDPVAGHLDAILDSIEDGVFIADRDGYALKANAAYEQLTGMAKAELIGKNVEELKREGLFNIAPITPEIVATGRPASSIQVTRDNRSMTIDGKPIRDPDGKVSLVVLYARDITLMARMRERISRQQELIETYQHQMDFFIREGGGITSFIAENSAMKRLMDLLRRVAATDAVALVLGETGVGKELFARMIHEASPRREKPFVKVDCASIPENLIESELFGYAPGAFTGAHPKGRVGFFEMAEGGTIFLDEIGEMPLPLQSKLLRVLQDRELTPVGSSKCRKTNVRVIAATNRNLEAEAKVGAFRSDLFFRLRVAVLEIPPLRDRPDDILPLARMFLQRFGSRYRKRTTLSLESERILAHYNWPGNVRELENLIEGLVITCDSGRIEADELPTAMRVTECPLSPDAPRPAGPAPMTPPPMATPEPDWERPYKEVIAAFERDYLEGAIEHFGSVGEAAKRLGLDRTTIFRKLKKAAGE
- a CDS encoding iron-sulfur cluster assembly scaffold protein; the encoded protein is MNAEATTKTRLTVKPLDNYTIEGTSECSACGRAVKMQLLIENDIIVDAGGTVESCGYSRECMAALCATVKGMSVLDAQTVSSEDFQPLMTRVIEKLGCDNWCVAALRIALRNYRLREAA
- a CDS encoding glycogen/starch/alpha-glucan phosphorylase, whose protein sequence is MAKPAAPDFHQLESLGEDIKRYVLSILGNDLYPPDPFRYYSGLAYAIRERLIRMWLATQASYYDSMSKRVYYLSMEFLPGRFLMNYITNMGMEDGCRQAAADLGFSLDDLAEEERDAGLGNGGLGRLASCYMDSMATQRIPGYGYGILYDYGLFHQRIVNGWQEEEADNWRRHGSPWVIDRVEHLYEVKFYGRSEAYTDPQGVLRYRWAEADTVMAMPCDILIPGHGGKHVTNMRLWAAASSTGFSLRDFNQGDFLGAMQSKIHSENISKVLYPNDEPIQGKELRLRQQYFLVAATLRDIIRRHKKSGPGFDEFPDQVAIQLNDTHPTIAVAELMRILVDEEFLGWDEAWAICRRTFAYTNHTVLPEALETWPADLLGRVLPRHLEIIAEIDRRFLLEVAAAHPGDQGRQNRLAIIDPASRRVRMAHLAIVGSHKVNGVARLHSDILREKVFPEFDALYPGKFTNVTNGITPRRWLLQANPALSRLITARIGPDWTTDLDRLAELLPLAEDPDFRKDWRAAKRENKKRLARYVLRKSGMGINPDTLFDVQVKRMHEYKRQFLNVLHVVTLYNRLRRDPHLAVPPRTVLIGGKAAPGYFMAKRIIRLITAVAETVNADDAVRSRLRVVFLPNYCVSQAEKVIPAAELSQQISTAGMEASGTGNMKFALNGALTIGTLDGANIEIMEAVGRENIFIFGLTAKEVEATRAAGYDPGRRVAADAELAEALDMIGRGYFTPSEPDLFAPILDNLLRHGDYYLVTADYRACLEAQDAVNALYLDPEAWTAASIRNTANMGFFSSDRAVLEYAKNIWNIEPLGE
- a CDS encoding zinc ribbon domain-containing protein, which encodes MRCNKCGGDNPDDRRFCQVCGHKLQSGRAGTEDAAAPDPAAQEEARSAGRPATAGGEAHGDATARPPGPDAGEGRSRPRKPELAPDKARPDPRPDSRLLDFQGWKNPLLGLGPYFEACLYAGVLAVAVAVCLAVGVLWPLYPLLAVLALIAWLRRL
- a CDS encoding ferredoxin; protein product: METILTAYSVNPVCCNGCGACAAMAPELFAMDEATEKPVLLLAEAPVDDVERAMAFCPHDCIEAD
- a CDS encoding response regulator, whose protein sequence is MEESAKPQRTVLIVEDDPLSARVAEKILGRLGYGILGMARTGEEALDAARQAAPDVVLMDINLAGAMDGVEAAGALIAEFGVPVIFLTAAVDRDIMERVAGAGAAGYIQKPAKLLDLKANLEMAITRRGRERPCPTDAAVTLYKSLLAGVLAACSRRLAAVDRSGRILLAHPDDHLAGMAFTEAFPDETPLPGPADTPLTDSTGQTLGWLRLLG
- a CDS encoding response regulator yields the protein MSEAVRVLLVDDEESYVETLRKRLMRRGLEVNMAHSGEQALEALQGFPADVVLLDVKMPGMDGMETLSRIKAAHPAVEVIMLTGHANVDVAIRGMEQGAFDYLMKPAEMDDLYYKIQDAHKKKQLADAK
- the cysQ gene encoding 3'(2'),5'-bisphosphate nucleotidase CysQ, with translation MHGLDREALMGLARLAGQAILECRAGGLDIETKADGTPVTQADKRAGEILTAGLAHIFPGLPVICEETANAPYEERRRYKRCFIVDPLDGTKEFAAGREDFCVCLALVEDGRPVYGVIAAPVADRLYAGGPGIPSLRRESDGTEQVLRVRRPVPGETIIAMASRSHPSPGLADWLARFGEVRTVSRGSALKFCALAQGDCHVYPRLGPTSEWDVAAGHALVLGAGGVMTALDGSPFAYNKPEFLNGPFLAHSLDPADPRLG